A genome region from Macaca nemestrina isolate mMacNem1 chromosome 20, mMacNem.hap1, whole genome shotgun sequence includes the following:
- the LOC105486597 gene encoding granzyme M isoform X2, which translates to MASLQRDGSHLCGGVLVHPKWVLTAAHCLVQRTAQLRLVLGLHALGHPGLTFHIKATVQHPRYKPAPALENDLALLQLDGKVKPSRTVRPLALPGKRQAVAAGTRCSTAGWGLTRQGGRLSRVLRELDLRVLDTRMCNNSRFWNGSLSPHVVCLEADSKDQAPCKGDSGGPIVCGKDQVLAGVLSFSSRVCTDIFRPPVATAVAPYVSWIRKVTG; encoded by the exons ATGGCCTCGCTGCAGAGAGACGGCTCCCACCTGTGCGGGGGGGTCCTGGTGCACCCAAAGTGGGTGCTGACGGCTGCCCACTGCCTGGTCCAGCG GACGGCCCAGCTGAGGTTGGTGCTGGGGCTCCATGCCCTGGGCCACCCCGGTCTCACCTTCCACATCAAGGCGACCGTCCAGCACCCTCGCTACAAGCCGGCCCCTGCCCTGGAGAACGACCTGGCGCTGCTTCAG CTGGACGGGAAAGTGAAGCCCAGCCGGACCGTCCGGCCCCTGGCCTTGCCCGGTAAGCGCCAGGCAGTGGCTGCAGGGACTCGGTGCAGCACGGCCGGCTGGGGGCTGACCCGGCAGGGCGGGCGCCTGTCCCGGGTGCTGCGGGAGCTGGACCTCCGCGTGCTGGACACCCGCATGTGTAACAACAGCCGCTTCTGGAACGGCAGCCTCTCCCCGCACGTGGTCTGCCTGGAGGCCGACTCCAAGGACCAGGCTCCCTGCAAG GGTGACTCGGGTGGGCCCATCGTGTGTGGCAAAGACCAGGTGTTGGCCGGAGTCCTGTCCTTCAGCTCCAGGGTCTGCACCGACATCTTCAGGCCCCCTGTGGCCACCGCCGTGGCGCCTTACGTGTCCTGGATCAGGAAGGTCACCGGCTGA
- the LOC105486597 gene encoding granzyme M isoform X1: protein MLVGGGFRVCSGGRGCDSSPPQEARVRSSGPGPAPTLGLHSGMESSLLVLALGALLVGSSFETQIIGGREVIPHSRPYMASLQRDGSHLCGGVLVHPKWVLTAAHCLVQRTAQLRLVLGLHALGHPGLTFHIKATVQHPRYKPAPALENDLALLQLDGKVKPSRTVRPLALPGKRQAVAAGTRCSTAGWGLTRQGGRLSRVLRELDLRVLDTRMCNNSRFWNGSLSPHVVCLEADSKDQAPCKGDSGGPIVCGKDQVLAGVLSFSSRVCTDIFRPPVATAVAPYVSWIRKVTG, encoded by the exons ATGCTCGTGGGTGGAGGGTTTCGGGTGTGCAGCGGTGGGCGGGGCTGTGACTCGTCTCCCCCACAGGAAGCGCGTGTGCGGAGCTCGGGGCCGGGGCCGGCACCCACACTGGGTCTTCACAGCGGCATGGAGTCGTCACTGCTGGTACTGGCCCTGGGGGCCCTGTTGGTAG GCAGTTCCTTTGAGACCCAGATTATTGGGGGCCGGGAGGTCATCCCCCACTCGCGCCCGTACATGGCCTCGCTGCAGAGAGACGGCTCCCACCTGTGCGGGGGGGTCCTGGTGCACCCAAAGTGGGTGCTGACGGCTGCCCACTGCCTGGTCCAGCG GACGGCCCAGCTGAGGTTGGTGCTGGGGCTCCATGCCCTGGGCCACCCCGGTCTCACCTTCCACATCAAGGCGACCGTCCAGCACCCTCGCTACAAGCCGGCCCCTGCCCTGGAGAACGACCTGGCGCTGCTTCAG CTGGACGGGAAAGTGAAGCCCAGCCGGACCGTCCGGCCCCTGGCCTTGCCCGGTAAGCGCCAGGCAGTGGCTGCAGGGACTCGGTGCAGCACGGCCGGCTGGGGGCTGACCCGGCAGGGCGGGCGCCTGTCCCGGGTGCTGCGGGAGCTGGACCTCCGCGTGCTGGACACCCGCATGTGTAACAACAGCCGCTTCTGGAACGGCAGCCTCTCCCCGCACGTGGTCTGCCTGGAGGCCGACTCCAAGGACCAGGCTCCCTGCAAG GGTGACTCGGGTGGGCCCATCGTGTGTGGCAAAGACCAGGTGTTGGCCGGAGTCCTGTCCTTCAGCTCCAGGGTCTGCACCGACATCTTCAGGCCCCCTGTGGCCACCGCCGTGGCGCCTTACGTGTCCTGGATCAGGAAGGTCACCGGCTGA